The window AGCGGAATCGCGCCGGCGCGCCGGGACCCGACACGCGCACGAGCGTGTTCACGGCCTTCTCGTCGGCGTCCGCGAGATGCGCCGCTTCCTCCTTGAACGGAATCGTCACGGACGCGGCGACGAGCGGCAGGCCGAGGGCGTCGAGGCCGGCGACGAGCGAGGGCAGCTCCTTCCCGAGGGCCCGTAGCGCGAACGGCACGTAAAGCGCGTCCTGGCCGAGGGCCTCGAAGTTCGCGTTGTGGAGAGCCGGAGAAAGCGAGTGCGACACGCGGTCGCCGAAAAGGGCGAAGACGCGCCGCACGCGGCGCGGCCGCCCGATTCCGTACACGTCGGCGAGGTCGCGGGCCGCAAGCTGCCCGGGGGCTGTCGCCCGAGCCGGGTCGAGCGCGCCGAACGACTGCGCTGCGCCGAGGTACGGCGACAGGACGCGCGTCGCGATTCCGGCCTCCCCCATCCCGAAGGCGGAGAACCGCCCGTCGCGATTGGCGGCCTGCACCTCGAGAAGACGCAGGACGTCCGAAACGTCGTTCGCCGTCGCGACGAGCTTCACGTAGCGCGCGCCGGAAGAGAGCATCCGGGCAACCAGTGCGCTCAGATCGGCGGGCACGCCCTCGGTGTCGTGGAGAGAAGAGATTTTCTTAGAAAGGGGTATTGCAGCGAAGCGAGTCCCGCCGTCGCGGCGAAACTCGACGTCGGCGAAATCGAAACCCGCGGAGAGGGCACCTTCTAAGAAGTCTCTCTCTTCATCTTCTGTCCCTCTGAACGCGCCTCCCTCGGCCTTCGAGCGGACCGTGGCGATCAGAATTCGTTTTCCAAACGCCGCGCGAAGCGCGCCAAGTTCCGGCATTTCGACCATCGCGTCGAGGCGCACTTCCACCGCCGTCCCCTCCGGAAGGCTCGCGGCGTCCCGCGCGGCCTCGAAGGCCTCGGCGTTGGACGCCGGGGCGACGGAGGCGACGAGAAGCGTCTTTTCGGCGGTCAGGTCCAAAACGAAAAACCCCTCCGGTTCGGAGGGGCTTGTGTCGGCCTTGAATGACCCTGCGCCTCCGGACCTCGATCAGGCCGGCGGCGCGATGCGCTGCCGGCTTATGTGTGGTGGCTGTGCCAGTGGCGCGAAGCGGACGTCATGGAACGCGGATTGGACCCCGGCAGGCCCCGCCCTGTCAAGCCTTCCGCTTCCAGCGGACGCCCTGGGGCGTGTCTTCGAGGACGACCCCCTTCGCGAGGAGCTCGTCCCGGATGGCGTCGGCGGTCTTGAAGTCCCGAGCCTTCTTGGCGGCCTTCCGGGCCTCGATGCGGTCCAGGATCCAGGGCTCGTCGGAAGAGGAAGAAGAGGATTCGGAGGAAGATTT is drawn from Acidobacteriota bacterium and contains these coding sequences:
- a CDS encoding type I 3-dehydroquinate dehydratase; this encodes MDLTAEKTLLVASVAPASNAEAFEAARDAASLPEGTAVEVRLDAMVEMPELGALRAAFGKRILIATVRSKAEGGAFRGTEDEERDFLEGALSAGFDFADVEFRRDGGTRFAAIPLSKKISSLHDTEGVPADLSALVARMLSSGARYVKLVATANDVSDVLRLLEVQAANRDGRFSAFGMGEAGIATRVLSPYLGAAQSFGALDPARATAPGQLAARDLADVYGIGRPRRVRRVFALFGDRVSHSLSPALHNANFEALGQDALYVPFALRALGKELPSLVAGLDALGLPLVAASVTIPFKEEAAHLADADEKAVNTLVRVSGPGAPARFRSANTDRVAFEQVVPERSAKTEGGPALVLGAGGTARVAVEVLLRKGWEVRLVNRGEERGEQLASETGAIFHSKKSSDPIPFPAVVVNATALGLREGDAIPCPPEFLRPGVLVIDAPYRLEGTDLARAAYAAGAAVVDGQTLLLLQAAGQATRFTGVETRPADLLDRLAPRLRASFTAAWKSRLAATMEGVA